In Populus alba chromosome 1, ASM523922v2, whole genome shotgun sequence, a single window of DNA contains:
- the LOC118063449 gene encoding uncharacterized protein At3g27210 has product MGSCASVHNATAPESAMKLGVSFSSKKDKLVIPKSPINDNKQSTANPLIKTFGSKEETFFDSRAWLDSDCEDDFYSVNGDFTPSRGNTPVHHNFSAGIPQANKNPSEGRPPGSELEPSPTGKKRLSELFKDRIREDRDVDDLQTSGSGDQNIANGKTEVKQTILDVLPKSANATPYLSGTNSVCSSERTANGDALNEKEKSFKSSPCCIPSLIFCRSFSERKKKSQAIAV; this is encoded by the exons ATGGGTTCTTGTGCATCAGTTCATAACGCTACTGCACCGGAGTCTGCCATGAAACTAGGAGTGTCATTTAGCTCTAAAAAAGACAAGCTTGTGATTCCAAAGTCACCAATCAATGATAATAAACAGTCCACTGCGAACCCTCTAATCAAGACTTTTG GTAGTAAAGAAGAAACATTTTTTGATTCTCGAGCCTGGTTAGACTCGGACTGTGAAGATGATTTCTATAGTGTGAATGGAG ATTTTACTCCTTCCCGTGGCAATACCCCAGTCCACCATAATTTCTCTGCTGGGATCCCTCAAGCCAACAAAAACCCTTCGGAGGGCAGGCCTCCTGGTTCTGAACTGGAACCATCTCCAACTGGGAAGAAGAGATTATCTGAACTTTTCAAGGATAGGATTAGAGAAGACCGAGATGTAGATGACCTGCAAACTTCAGGCTCAGGCGACCAAAACATTGCCAATGGGAAGACGGAAGTCAAGCAAACCATACTCGACGTCCTTCCGAAATCTGCCAATGCTACCCCCTATCTCTCTGGAACTAATTCTGTCTGTAGTAGTGAAAGGACTGCTAATGGAGATGCCCTAAATGAGAAGGAGAAATCATTTAAATCTAGTCCATGTTGCATCCCGAGCTTGATTTTTTGCCGTAGTTTTagtgaaagaaagaagaaaagccaAGCCATAGCTGTATGA